Proteins from one Blattabacterium cuenoti genomic window:
- a CDS encoding ABC transporter ATP-binding protein translates to MNGLFAFSKKYCQRYKLRLCIGFLLIFISNILTLLPIPYIGKSVNAINNLFISISNTSYSLSLKREICVYASIILIVPIIGGFVKYQMRQCIITTSRMIEFDIKNEIFLHYQKLSLSFYKKNSTGDLMNRLTEDVSFIRQYIGPGIMYFVNLIILFFMVLVQMLRINKSLTFYVILPIPILFILVYYISIFITRKSHEVQNYQSIVCSFIQETFSGIHIVKSFVAESFFQKKHNKIIREYQIKNIELAKIDTILYSVILFFIGISHLLIIFLGGKKYFEGEIKDIGTIAEFFTYINVLIFPFIILGWVVSIAERAKVSQIRINEFLNEEPEIINNNLVRTKIFGKVQFKNVSFIYYKTKNVIDAISDISFTLMRGKTLILTGETGSGKTTVGRLISRLYDPNDGDILIDNLSLRNHNLYDFRKNIGYVPQESFLFSDSIYNNIALGSIEKVSSYKVYEAARKAMIENDILNFKNGYDTIIGERGITLSGGQKQRICIARAIIRNPKILIFDDSFSAIDQKNRKLIIHYLKKEMRNSTIIIITHDTSYISDFDLFIVLKKGKISKIEYHNILL, encoded by the coding sequence ATGAATGGTTTGTTTGCTTTTAGCAAAAAATATTGTCAAAGATACAAATTACGTTTATGTATAGGTTTTTTATTGATTTTCATATCAAATATTTTAACTTTACTTCCTATACCTTATATAGGAAAATCTGTTAATGCAATTAACAATCTTTTTATCAGTATTTCAAACACATCATATTCTCTTTCTTTGAAAAGAGAAATTTGTGTTTATGCAAGCATTATATTAATAGTTCCAATTATTGGAGGATTTGTTAAATATCAAATGAGGCAGTGTATTATAACAACATCCAGGATGATAGAATTTGATATAAAGAATGAAATTTTTTTACATTATCAAAAATTGAGTTTGTCTTTTTATAAAAAAAATTCAACAGGTGATTTAATGAACAGATTAACAGAAGATGTTTCTTTTATAAGGCAATATATAGGTCCTGGTATAATGTATTTTGTTAATCTTATTATTCTTTTTTTCATGGTTCTTGTGCAAATGTTAAGAATTAATAAATCTCTTACTTTTTATGTGATATTACCTATTCCTATTCTTTTTATTCTTGTTTATTATATAAGTATTTTCATTACTAGGAAAAGTCATGAAGTTCAGAATTACCAATCTATTGTTTGTTCTTTTATTCAAGAAACTTTTTCTGGTATTCATATTGTCAAATCATTTGTTGCAGAGTCTTTTTTTCAAAAAAAACATAATAAAATTATACGGGAATATCAAATAAAAAATATAGAATTAGCAAAAATAGATACTATTTTATATTCTGTTATCCTATTCTTTATAGGAATAAGTCATTTATTAATTATTTTTTTAGGAGGAAAGAAATATTTTGAAGGAGAAATAAAAGATATAGGAACCATTGCTGAATTTTTTACATACATTAATGTATTAATTTTTCCTTTTATCATATTAGGGTGGGTTGTTTCTATTGCTGAAAGAGCTAAGGTATCACAAATTCGTATAAATGAATTCTTAAATGAAGAACCTGAAATCATTAATAATAATTTGGTGAGAACAAAAATTTTTGGAAAAGTTCAATTTAAAAATGTTAGTTTCATTTATTATAAAACAAAAAATGTTATTGATGCAATTAGTGATATTTCTTTTACACTTATGAGAGGAAAGACTTTGATTTTAACAGGAGAAACAGGGTCTGGAAAGACAACTGTAGGAAGATTAATTTCTCGTTTGTATGATCCTAATGATGGAGATATATTAATAGATAATTTGTCTTTAAGAAATCATAATTTATATGATTTTAGAAAAAATATAGGTTATGTTCCTCAAGAATCTTTTCTTTTTTCAGATTCAATTTATAATAATATAGCTTTAGGAAGTATAGAAAAAGTTTCTTCGTATAAGGTATATGAAGCTGCAAGAAAAGCTATGATTGAAAATGATATTTTAAATTTTAAAAATGGATATGATACAATTATAGGAGAAAGAGGAATTACTTTATCTGGAGGACAAAAACAAAGAATATGTATAGCAAGAGCTATTATAAGAAATCCTAAAATTCTTATATTTGATGATAGCTTTTCTGCTATAGATCAGAAAAATAGAAAATTAATTATTCATTATCTAAAGAAAGAAATGAGAAACAGTACTATTATTATTATTACTCATGATACTTCTTATATATCTGATTTTGATTTATTTATTGTTTTAAAAAAAGGAAAAATATCAAAAATAGAATATCATAATATTTTATTGTAA
- a CDS encoding zinc metallopeptidase — MNYYFIVGSTFLVSVIANFILKSKFRSFSKFHLHSCMSGKEVAERMLKENGIFDVNVLLIEGKENLVDHYNPLNKTINLSETVYNGRNAASVAVAAHECGHALQHKLGYNLLKLRNHLILILNFSSNFTSAAIMYGLTIFYSSGGKNSIILKIGIGLFLFIVIFYFLTLPIEFDASKRALNWMKKNNVVNYQEYNKAKESLRWAAMTYIISALGSLAQLIYFLSLFTSVGKKNEKF, encoded by the coding sequence ATGAATTACTATTTTATTGTAGGATCAACTTTTCTAGTCAGTGTTATCGCTAATTTTATTTTAAAAAGTAAATTTCGATCATTTTCTAAATTTCATTTACACTCTTGTATGAGTGGAAAAGAAGTAGCAGAGAGAATGTTAAAAGAAAACGGAATTTTTGACGTAAATGTACTTTTAATAGAAGGTAAAGAAAATTTGGTAGACCATTATAATCCTTTAAATAAAACAATAAATTTAAGTGAAACAGTGTATAATGGAAGAAATGCCGCTTCTGTAGCAGTAGCAGCTCATGAATGTGGTCATGCTTTACAACATAAATTAGGTTATAATTTATTGAAATTACGGAATCATTTAATACTAATTCTTAATTTCAGTTCAAATTTTACTAGTGCTGCTATAATGTATGGGTTAACTATTTTTTATAGTTCAGGAGGAAAAAATTCTATTATCCTCAAAATAGGAATAGGATTATTTTTATTCATTGTCATTTTTTATTTTCTAACTTTACCAATAGAGTTCGATGCTAGCAAAAGAGCTTTAAATTGGATGAAAAAAAATAATGTAGTAAACTATCAAGAGTACAATAAAGCGAAAGAATCTTTGAGGTGGGCAGCAATGACTTATATAATTTCTGCTTTAGGAAGTTTAGCTCAATTAATATATTTTTTATCTCTTTTTACAAGCGTAGGTAAAAAAAATGAAAAATTTTAA
- a CDS encoding NAD(P)/FAD-dependent oxidoreductase translates to MNIPTISNLKRVVIIGAGFAGLQVAKKLRRDKFQVVLIDKNNYHTFQPLLYQVATAGLEPDSIAHSIRNVIKKTKNFFFRLANVHYINTEKQKIYTNVGDLHYDYLIISTGSVTNYFGNNNIESFSLPMKSIPEALNLRSVILQDFESSLLIKDSKERERLMTFVIVGGGPTGVELAGALAEMKKYILPHDYPDLDIQSMNIHLLQATTRLLDGMSEESAKQAYKSLKELGVTIWLNCLVKDYDGKIVFMEKDKKIESSNVIWAAGVKGAIIKGFLKEDIMGHRILVDDYLKTIRYENIFAIGDVAYMKSYPNGHPMTAQPAIQQGNYLSENFNRCSSYQKNPFIYKNLGSMATIGRNKAVCDFPYFKLKGFLAWIIWMFVHLVSLVGFRNRVIALTNWIIQYFHYNKSVRLIIRPYHRRKNHLKKS, encoded by the coding sequence ATGAATATTCCAACAATAAGTAATCTAAAAAGAGTTGTTATTATTGGAGCTGGATTTGCTGGGTTGCAAGTAGCAAAAAAATTAAGAAGAGACAAATTTCAAGTTGTTCTTATAGATAAAAATAATTATCATACTTTTCAACCATTATTATATCAAGTTGCAACAGCTGGATTAGAACCAGATTCTATAGCACATTCTATTAGAAATGTTATTAAAAAAACAAAAAACTTTTTTTTTAGACTAGCTAATGTTCATTATATCAATACAGAAAAACAAAAAATATATACTAATGTAGGAGATTTGCATTATGATTATTTAATAATATCTACAGGATCTGTTACTAACTATTTTGGAAATAATAACATTGAATCTTTTTCATTGCCAATGAAATCAATTCCAGAAGCTCTAAATCTTAGAAGTGTTATTTTGCAAGATTTTGAATCTTCTTTGTTAATAAAAGATTCTAAAGAAAGAGAAAGACTTATGACTTTTGTGATTGTCGGTGGAGGTCCTACTGGTGTAGAATTAGCTGGAGCTTTAGCCGAAATGAAAAAATATATTCTTCCACATGACTACCCTGATTTAGACATTCAATCTATGAACATTCATTTATTACAAGCTACTACAAGATTATTAGATGGAATGTCTGAAGAATCTGCAAAACAAGCTTATAAAAGTTTGAAAGAATTAGGAGTTACCATTTGGTTAAATTGTTTAGTCAAAGACTATGATGGAAAAATAGTTTTTATGGAAAAAGACAAAAAAATAGAATCTTCTAATGTTATATGGGCAGCCGGGGTAAAAGGAGCTATTATAAAAGGTTTTTTAAAAGAAGATATAATGGGACATAGAATTTTAGTAGATGATTATCTTAAAACAATAAGATATGAAAATATTTTTGCTATTGGAGATGTAGCTTATATGAAATCTTATCCTAACGGTCATCCTATGACAGCTCAACCTGCTATTCAACAAGGAAATTATTTATCTGAAAATTTTAATCGTTGTTCATCATATCAAAAAAATCCTTTTATTTATAAAAATTTAGGTTCTATGGCTACCATTGGTAGAAACAAGGCTGTATGTGATTTCCCTTATTTTAAATTAAAAGGTTTTTTAGCATGGATTATATGGATGTTTGTTCATTTAGTTAGTTTAGTTGGATTTAGAAATAGAGTAATAGCTTTAACAAATTGGATTATTCAATATTTTCATTATAATAAAAGTGTACGTTTAATCATAAGACCATATCATAGAAGAAAAAATCATTTAAAAAAAAGTTGA
- a CDS encoding DUF3276 family protein, which produces MDEKENIKERNEICSKTLKTGSRTYFFDARETRAGDYYLTITESKKNFSETGEITYKKHKIYLYKEDFSKFQSILDDMIRFIINEKGREVISERHQKDFKNHTTYSHNQEIKDVPKKTSNVKDFTNINFEDI; this is translated from the coding sequence ATGGACGAAAAAGAAAATATCAAAGAAAGAAATGAAATTTGTTCAAAAACACTAAAAACTGGCAGTCGTACGTATTTTTTCGATGCTAGAGAAACTAGAGCTGGTGATTATTATTTAACAATTACTGAAAGTAAAAAAAATTTTTCTGAAACAGGAGAAATAACTTATAAAAAACACAAAATATATTTGTATAAAGAAGACTTTTCTAAATTCCAAAGTATACTTGATGATATGATCCGATTTATTATTAACGAGAAAGGAAGAGAAGTTATTTCTGAACGTCATCAGAAAGATTTTAAAAATCACACAACATACAGTCATAATCAAGAAATTAAAGATGTTCCAAAAAAAACGTCGAATGTAAAAGATTTTACAAATATTAACTTTGAGGATATTTAA
- a CDS encoding KdsC family phosphatase translates to MRNYMDIMNDINTFIFDVDGVLTNCTLNLFPDGNMVRQMFAKDGFAMQLAKKKGYNLCIITRCSDLMVFRRLRGLNIRYVYQGVNNKKKYLDEYCDIQNISKKKVLYMGDDLPDIEIMESVALPCSPIDAVQEVKNISKYISPKKGGKGCVRDVIEKTLKVQNNWFS, encoded by the coding sequence ATGAGAAACTATATGGATATAATGAATGATATTAATACTTTTATATTTGATGTAGATGGAGTATTAACAAATTGTACTTTAAATTTATTTCCAGATGGAAATATGGTTCGTCAAATGTTTGCTAAAGATGGTTTTGCTATGCAATTGGCGAAAAAAAAGGGGTATAATTTATGTATTATTACAAGATGTTCAGATTTAATGGTATTTCGACGTTTAAGAGGTTTAAATATTCGTTATGTTTATCAGGGAGTTAATAATAAAAAGAAATATTTAGACGAATATTGTGATATTCAAAATATTTCGAAAAAAAAAGTTCTTTATATGGGAGATGATCTCCCGGATATTGAGATTATGGAATCTGTTGCCTTACCTTGTTCTCCAATAGATGCCGTTCAAGAAGTTAAAAATATATCTAAATATATTTCTCCAAAAAAAGGAGGGAAAGGATGCGTAAGAGATGTTATTGAGAAAACTTTAAAAGTACAAAATAATTGGTTTAGTTAA
- the nusB gene encoding transcription antitermination factor NusB, which produces MSIRRHFRIRSLQFLYAQYLSKVDSNKVEENMIQSIEELHDLYISLLCLILKIRENAINVKKNVCTKINIDPIQKFAYNSVIKILSHNKYLIEKYRSTEKTGIIFWEKQDRYIFLLLQEMQQSILCHKYFYKPCNSFEEEKKFIIKYYKNIIIPNKKLITYIEDLYINGKENLYIAHNMVCKTLQHIKHSTSPNFKLYNIYNKNNENKKFIIDLYRNTIFHKNEFNDLINNTSNNWDVKRIAIIDLIILQMAICEFLYFPNIPPKATMNEYIEITKIFCMEKSKIFINGILDQIFKFLHKKNKIFKVGKGLL; this is translated from the coding sequence ATGTCAATAAGACGACACTTTAGAATAAGAAGTTTACAATTTTTATATGCTCAATACTTATCTAAAGTAGATTCAAACAAAGTTGAAGAAAATATGATTCAAAGTATTGAAGAATTGCATGACTTATATATTTCTCTTCTTTGTTTAATATTAAAAATTAGAGAAAACGCTATAAATGTAAAAAAAAATGTCTGTACTAAAATCAATATTGATCCTATACAAAAATTTGCATATAACTCTGTTATAAAAATACTCTCTCACAACAAATATTTAATAGAAAAATATAGGTCTACAGAAAAAACTGGAATAATTTTTTGGGAAAAACAAGATAGATACATTTTTCTTTTATTACAAGAGATGCAACAATCAATTTTATGTCACAAATATTTTTATAAACCTTGTAATTCTTTTGAAGAAGAAAAAAAATTTATAATAAAATACTATAAAAACATTATTATTCCCAACAAAAAATTAATAACATACATAGAAGACTTATATATTAATGGAAAAGAAAATTTATATATAGCTCACAACATGGTTTGCAAAACTTTACAACATATAAAACATTCAACTTCTCCAAACTTTAAATTATATAACATTTATAACAAAAATAATGAAAACAAAAAATTTATTATTGATTTATATAGGAATACAATTTTTCACAAAAATGAATTTAACGATTTGATTAACAATACATCAAATAACTGGGATGTAAAAAGAATAGCAATCATAGACTTAATTATATTACAAATGGCTATTTGTGAATTCTTATATTTTCCAAATATTCCTCCAAAAGCTACTATGAACGAATATATAGAAATTACAAAAATATTTTGTATGGAAAAAAGTAAAATTTTTATTAATGGGATTTTAGACCAAATATTCAAATTTTTACATAAAAAAAATAAAATATTTAAAGTAGGAAAAGGTCTTTTGTAA
- the coaE gene encoding dephospho-CoA kinase (Dephospho-CoA kinase (CoaE) performs the final step in coenzyme A biosynthesis.): MKFLLIGVTGKMGVGKSLFSSFLKKKGIPVYSSDERGKILMNQTEIIKKNIIKHFGNNSYKEKKINKTYLSNIVFQNPNALKLLCSIVHPWISVDFKKWIFSIRGKFFYLIKESALLFESKSYKECDHVITITSPVEEMISRVIKRDNLNEYQIVNRLKNQMSNKKRKEKSSLFIENNSSVNYLKKKSDEIHNLFIDLYKNQDIQKKYGKRR; this comes from the coding sequence ATGAAATTTTTATTGATAGGAGTAACAGGAAAAATGGGAGTTGGAAAAAGTTTATTTTCTTCTTTTTTAAAAAAAAAAGGAATTCCTGTTTACTCTTCAGATGAAAGAGGAAAAATATTAATGAATCAAACAGAAATTATAAAAAAAAACATTATTAAACATTTTGGAAATAATTCTTATAAAGAAAAAAAAATTAATAAAACTTATTTATCTAACATTGTATTTCAAAATCCTAATGCACTAAAATTGCTATGTTCTATTGTACATCCTTGGATTTCCGTAGATTTTAAAAAATGGATTTTTTCTATACGGGGAAAATTTTTTTATCTTATTAAAGAATCTGCTCTCTTATTTGAGAGTAAAAGTTATAAAGAATGTGATCATGTTATTACAATAACTTCACCTGTAGAAGAAATGATTAGTAGAGTCATAAAAAGAGATAACTTAAATGAATATCAGATTGTAAATCGTCTAAAAAATCAAATGTCTAACAAAAAAAGAAAAGAAAAATCTTCTCTTTTTATTGAGAACAATTCATCTGTAAATTACTTGAAAAAAAAATCAGATGAAATTCACAATTTATTCATTGATCTATACAAAAATCAAGATATACAAAAAAAATATGGGAAAAGGAGATAA
- a CDS encoding sigma-54 interaction domain-containing protein, whose product MEFIQNIKQKFGIVGYDYALHRALEKAIQVAPTDISVLVLGESGVGKEFIPKIIHQFSSRKHHSYIAVNCGAIPEGTIDSELFGHEKGSFTGATSMRKGYFEGANGGTIFLDEVGELPLTTQVRLLRVLESGEFIKVGSSKIQKTNIRIVAATNLNMIESIQKGKFREDLYYRLNTVQINVPSLRFRKDDIKLLFKKFSNDFAEKYHMPSITLTQESLKYLENYSWPGNIRQLKNLTEQISVVEKNREVSVEKLKEYIPENVPSISCSYSKNETFFQGLSRERDFLYKILFDMKKNLNNLKNITFQLIKNHENTRFIEKNQELMEKVFGKMIHNNINNSIFQLEETPNPLSSSSDDLDYEEVEDNSSKLSNDLSSFSLQKKEIEFIQKTLKKNNGKRRKTAKELGISERTLYRKIKQYGL is encoded by the coding sequence GCAATTCAAGTAGCTCCTACGGATATTTCTGTATTAGTTCTTGGAGAAAGTGGAGTAGGAAAAGAATTTATACCAAAAATTATTCATCAATTTTCTTCTAGAAAACATCATTCTTATATTGCTGTAAATTGTGGAGCTATTCCAGAAGGAACAATTGATAGTGAACTATTTGGGCATGAAAAAGGCTCTTTTACAGGAGCTACAAGTATGAGGAAAGGTTATTTTGAAGGAGCTAATGGAGGAACCATATTTTTGGATGAAGTAGGAGAACTACCTTTAACAACACAAGTTCGTCTTCTTAGAGTATTGGAATCGGGAGAATTCATAAAAGTGGGTTCCTCTAAAATTCAAAAAACTAATATAAGAATTGTTGCTGCAACCAATCTAAACATGATAGAATCTATACAGAAAGGAAAATTTAGAGAAGATTTATATTATAGACTTAATACAGTACAAATTAATGTACCTTCTTTACGTTTTCGTAAAGATGATATTAAACTTTTATTCAAAAAATTTTCTAATGATTTTGCAGAAAAATATCATATGCCATCTATTACTCTTACTCAAGAATCTTTAAAATATCTAGAAAATTATTCTTGGCCGGGAAATATAAGACAGCTAAAAAATCTTACAGAGCAAATTTCTGTGGTAGAAAAAAATCGTGAAGTTTCTGTAGAAAAATTAAAAGAATATATTCCAGAAAATGTTCCTTCTATATCATGTTCTTATTCTAAGAATGAAACTTTTTTTCAAGGACTTTCTAGAGAAAGAGATTTTTTGTATAAAATTTTATTTGATATGAAGAAAAATTTAAATAATTTAAAAAATATTACTTTTCAATTAATTAAAAATCACGAAAACACGAGGTTTATAGAAAAAAATCAAGAACTCATGGAAAAAGTTTTTGGTAAAATGATTCATAATAATATAAATAATTCCATTTTTCAATTAGAAGAAACTCCTAATCCATTATCATCATCTTCGGATGATTTAGATTACGAAGAAGTAGAGGATAATTCATCTAAATTATCAAATGATTTATCTTCTTTTTCTTTACAAAAAAAGGAAATAGAGTTTATTCAAAAAACTTTAAAAAAAAATAATGGAAAAAGAAGAAAAACAGCTAAAGAATTAGGAATTTCAGAAAGAACATTGTATAGAAAAATTAAACAATATGGCTTATAA
- the secG gene encoding preprotein translocase subunit SecG, whose translation MRTIPIIFGFFIIVKCLFLILVILIQTPKKENINQSFMEKNSRFFGIKRTNTFLENLTWFLSVIIFFLILLFNFFLKLNVS comes from the coding sequence ATGAGGACTATTCCTATAATATTTGGATTTTTTATTATTGTAAAATGTCTTTTTCTTATATTAGTTATATTAATACAAACACCTAAAAAAGAAAATATTAATCAATCATTTATGGAAAAAAATTCCAGATTTTTTGGAATTAAGAGGACAAATACATTTCTAGAAAATTTGACTTGGTTTTTATCCGTTATCATATTCTTTTTAATTTTGTTATTTAATTTTTTTCTAAAATTGAATGTGTCATAA
- the yajC gene encoding preprotein translocase subunit YajC, with protein sequence MFFLLQQNSIANTVLMFALIFIIFYFFMIRPQIRKQKIEKKFQDNLKKGNYIVTNAGIHGKIVEVADNFYILEIITGKIKLEKSTVSKDLTQLRYNENIQNKKIEKK encoded by the coding sequence ATGTTTTTTTTATTGCAACAAAATTCTATTGCAAATACCGTTTTGATGTTTGCATTGATTTTCATTATATTTTATTTTTTTATGATTCGTCCTCAAATACGAAAACAAAAAATTGAAAAAAAATTTCAGGATAATTTAAAAAAAGGAAATTATATAGTAACAAATGCAGGAATACATGGAAAAATCGTAGAAGTTGCAGATAATTTTTATATTTTAGAAATTATTACAGGAAAAATAAAACTCGAAAAAAGTACAGTGTCCAAGGATTTAACACAATTACGTTATAATGAAAATATTCAAAATAAAAAAATTGAAAAAAAATGA
- a CDS encoding 30S ribosomal protein THX: MGKGDKKTKKGKIRKKTYGNIRPKPRNAKKKKKNN, from the coding sequence ATGGGAAAAGGAGATAAAAAAACTAAGAAAGGAAAAATAAGAAAAAAAACTTATGGTAACATCCGTCCAAAACCAAGAAATGCAAAAAAAAAGAAAAAAAATAATTAA
- a CDS encoding co-chaperone GroES, with protein sequence MMEVKIKPLADRVLVQPDPAETKTASGIIIPDTAKEKPQKGIIIAVGKGKKNEPMILKEGDRVLYGKYSGTELKWEGEEYLIMRESDVIAII encoded by the coding sequence ATGATGGAAGTAAAGATTAAACCTTTAGCGGATCGTGTCCTCGTACAACCTGATCCCGCTGAAACAAAAACAGCTTCAGGAATAATAATTCCTGATACTGCAAAAGAAAAACCACAAAAAGGAATTATAATAGCAGTAGGAAAAGGTAAAAAAAATGAACCGATGATTCTAAAAGAAGGAGATAGGGTTTTATATGGAAAATATTCTGGAACAGAACTGAAATGGGAAGGAGAAGAATATCTTATTATGCGAGAATCTGACGTAATAGCTATCATATAA
- the groL gene encoding chaperonin GroEL (60 kDa chaperone family; promotes refolding of misfolded polypeptides especially under stressful conditions; forms two stacked rings of heptamers to form a barrel-shaped 14mer; ends can be capped by GroES; misfolded proteins enter the barrel where they are refolded when GroES binds), translating into MAKDIKFDIEARDKLKKGVDALANAVKVTLGPKGRNVVLQKSFGGPQVTKDGVTVAKEIELEDPIENLGAQMVKEVASKTNDVAGDGTTTATVLAQAIVREGLKNVAAGANPMDLKRGIDKALESVIIDLRKQSREVGGNTEKIKQVASISANNDEKTGALIADAFEKVGKEGVITVEEAKGTDTSVDVVEGMQFDRGYQSPYFVTNTEKMITEFDQPKILLSDKKIAAMKDLLPILEPVAQSGKPLLIISEEVEGEALATLVVNKIRGTLKVAAIKAPGFGDRRKSMLEDIAILTGGTVISEETGSKLEDVKLNMLGKAERVIVDKDNTTIVNGGGNKKDIRARVEQIKAQIESTTSDYDKEKLQERLAKLAGGVAVLYVGAASEVEMKEKKDRVDDALNATRAAVEEGIVAGGGVALVRSINSLNNLRGENSDQDTGIQIVRRSLEEPLRQIVANAGGEGSVVVAKVAEGKGDYGYDAKIGEYKNMIVEGIIDPTKVARVALENAASVSGMLLTTECVVTEIKKDEPNSGPPMPGSGGGGMGGMM; encoded by the coding sequence ATGGCAAAAGATATTAAATTTGATATTGAAGCAAGAGATAAACTAAAAAAAGGAGTAGATGCATTAGCTAATGCAGTAAAAGTTACTCTAGGACCAAAAGGTCGTAATGTTGTATTACAAAAATCATTCGGGGGACCTCAAGTTACTAAAGATGGTGTTACTGTTGCTAAAGAGATTGAATTAGAAGATCCTATAGAAAATCTAGGAGCTCAAATGGTTAAAGAAGTCGCTTCCAAAACAAATGACGTAGCTGGAGATGGAACTACAACCGCAACTGTTTTAGCTCAAGCTATTGTTAGAGAAGGATTAAAAAATGTAGCAGCTGGAGCTAATCCAATGGATTTAAAAAGAGGAATAGATAAAGCTTTAGAATCTGTAATTATAGATTTAAGAAAACAATCTAGAGAAGTAGGAGGAAATACAGAAAAAATAAAGCAGGTAGCTTCTATTTCTGCGAATAATGATGAAAAAACTGGAGCTTTGATAGCTGATGCTTTCGAAAAAGTAGGAAAAGAGGGGGTTATCACAGTAGAAGAAGCAAAGGGAACAGATACATCTGTTGATGTTGTTGAAGGAATGCAATTTGATAGAGGTTATCAGTCTCCATACTTTGTTACAAATACTGAGAAAATGATAACTGAATTTGACCAACCTAAAATTTTGTTATCTGATAAAAAAATAGCGGCAATGAAAGATTTGTTGCCTATATTAGAACCTGTAGCACAGTCTGGAAAACCACTTCTTATTATTTCTGAAGAAGTGGAAGGAGAAGCTTTAGCAACATTAGTAGTCAATAAAATACGTGGAACTTTAAAAGTTGCTGCTATAAAAGCTCCTGGATTCGGAGATAGAAGAAAATCAATGTTGGAAGACATCGCTATTTTAACAGGAGGAACCGTTATTTCTGAAGAAACAGGAAGTAAATTGGAGGATGTAAAATTGAATATGCTAGGTAAAGCAGAAAGAGTAATAGTAGACAAAGACAATACTACTATTGTTAATGGAGGAGGAAATAAAAAAGATATAAGAGCAAGAGTAGAGCAAATTAAAGCACAAATAGAATCAACTACATCAGATTATGATAAAGAAAAATTGCAAGAACGTCTTGCGAAATTAGCAGGAGGAGTTGCAGTTCTTTATGTTGGAGCTGCTTCTGAAGTGGAAATGAAAGAGAAAAAGGATCGTGTAGATGATGCTTTAAACGCTACAAGGGCTGCAGTAGAAGAAGGAATAGTAGCTGGAGGTGGAGTTGCTTTAGTTCGTTCTATTAACTCTTTAAATAATTTAAGAGGAGAAAATTCAGATCAAGATACTGGAATACAAATAGTAAGAAGATCATTAGAAGAACCTTTACGTCAAATTGTAGCTAATGCAGGTGGAGAAGGATCCGTTGTTGTTGCTAAAGTAGCAGAAGGAAAAGGAGATTATGGATATGATGCAAAAATTGGAGAATATAAAAATATGATAGTAGAAGGTATTATAGATCCTACTAAAGTAGCTAGAGTTGCATTAGAGAATGCAGCTTCAGTATCTGGAATGTTATTGACAACTGAATGTGTTGTGACAGAAATTAAAAAAGATGAACCTAATTCTGGTCCTCCAATGCCAGGATCTGGAGGAGGTGGAATGGGAGGAATGATGTAA